The following are encoded in a window of Parambassis ranga chromosome 15, fParRan2.1, whole genome shotgun sequence genomic DNA:
- the LOC114446861 gene encoding atlastin-2-like, which translates to MAEVSGLRSRNHFEPNCKSRVVDEGFSGVEDVPIFRHKQRPPLARPEDLDEDELLPTTMASSSGKNASLTPSPEEEVQAEEAAVEEEAARPIQIVLANEDDHSFELDAAALEEILLQDHVKDLNVVVVSVAGAFRKGKSFLLDFMLRYMHNQQQSNSWIGGDDEPLTGFTWRGGCERETTGIQIWSEVFVVDKPDGSKVAVLLVDTQGAFDSQSTIKDCATVFALSTMTSSVQVYNLSQNIQEDDLQHLQLFTEYGRLAMEEIYQKPFQSLMFLIRDWSYPYEHNYGLKGGNAFLERRLQVKQNQHEELQNVRKHIHSCFSNIGCFLLPHPGLKVATNPYFDGRLKDIDGDFKRELARLVPLLLAPERLVEKEIGGNKVTCRDLLEYFKAYIKIYQGEELPHPKSMLQATAEANNLTAVAGAKDLYGKNMEQICGGDKPYIAPADLERCHMEFREHSVRYFCSVKKMGGEEFCQRYQTQLETELDEAYTNFSKHNDGKNIFYAARTPATLFAVMFVTYVVSGVTGFIGLSGLAALANLVMGMALMTLCAWAYVKYSGEFREVGTLIDQLAEILWEQVLKPLSEHYMEDNVRQTVVNSIKASLTEQGSQHTKLKTH; encoded by the exons GCTTCAGTGGTGTGGAAGATGTCCCCATTTTTCGGCATAAGCAGAGACCTCCCCTAGCCAGGCCTGAAGACCTGGATGAGGATGAACTGCTTCCCACAACCATGGCCTCCAGCTCGGGCAAAAACGCCAGCCTTACCCCCTCACCAGAAGAAGAGGTTCAGGCAGAAGAG gctgcagtagaGGAAGAAGCAGCCAGGCCCATCCAAATTGTCCTGGCCAACGAGGACGACCACAGCTTCGAGTTGGATGCTGCTGCGCTGGAGGAGATCCTGCTGCAGGATCATGTGAAGGACTTGAACGTGGTAGTGGTGTCTGTGGCTGGGGCTTTTCGCAAGGGCAAGTCCTTTCTGCTGGACTTCATGCTGCGCTACATGCATAATCAG CAACAAAGCAACTCATGGATAGGAGGTGATGACGAGCCCTTGACAGGGTTCACCTGGAGAGGTGGCTGTGAGCGGGAGACCACAGGAATCCAGATCTGGAGTGAGGTGTTTGTGGTGGACAAGCCAGATGGCAGCAAG GTCGCTGTGCTCCTTGTTGATACTCAGGGAGCCTTCGACAGCCAGTCTACAATAAAGGACTGTGCTACTGTGTTTGCCCTTAGCACAATGACCAGTTCTGTACAG gTGTACAACCTCTCCCAGAATATACAAGAGGATGACCTGCAGCACCTGCAG CTTTTCACAGAATATGGGCGGCTAGCAATGGAGGAGATCTACCAGAAACCTTTCCAG TCTCTAATGTTCCTGATCCGTGACTGGAGTTATCCTTATGAACACAACTATGGACTGAAAGGAGGAAATGCCTTCCTGGAGAGAAGACTGCAG GTTAAACAAAACCAACATGAAGAGTTGCAGAATGTGAGGAAGCACATCCACTCCTGCTTTTCCAACATTGGCTGTTTCCTGCTGCCACATCCTGGCCTCAAGGTGGCCACCAACCCATACTTTGATGGCAGGCTGAAAG ACATTGATGGTGATTTTAAAAGGGAGTTGGCCAGACTTGTGCCTCTCCTCCTGGCTCCAGAGCGACTGGTAGAGAAGGAGATCGGTGGCAACAAGGTCACCTGCAGAGATCTTCTAGAGTACTTTAAG GCGTATATAAAGATCTACCAAGGTGAAGAACTGCCACACCCCAAGTCTATGCTGCAG GCAACTGCAGAAGCCAACAACTTGACAGCTGTGGCAGGAGCCAAAGACCTGTACGGCAAGAACATGGAGCAG ATTTGCGGCGGCGACAAGCCCTACATTGCCCCAGCCGACCTGGAGCGATGCCACATGGAGTTCCGCGAGCACTCCGTGCGTTACTTTTGCTCTGTGAAGAAAATGGGCGGTGAGGAGTTCTGTCAGCGCTACCAGACCCAGCTGGAGACAGAGCTTGACGAGGCCTACACCAACTTTTCCAAACACAACGATGGCAAAAACATCTTTTATGCAGCACGCACACCCGCTACTCTCTTCGCAGTCATGTTTGTCACCTATGTGGTGTCAGGAGTCACAGGCTTCATCGGTCTGAGCGGCTTAGCGGCGCTCGCTAACCTGGTAATGGGCATGGCGCTGATGACGCTCTGTGCCTGGGCATACGTCAAGTACTCTGGAGAGTTTCGGGAGGTGGGGACGTTGATAGATCAGTTGGCTGAGATACTTTGGGAACAG GTTCTGAAGCCACTAAGTGAACATTATATGGAGGACAACGTCAGACAGACGGTGGTTAACTCTATTAAAGCCAGCTTGACAGAACAAGGCTCACAGCACACCAAGTTAAAGACTCACTGA